In Coccidioides posadasii str. Silveira chromosome 4, complete sequence, one genomic interval encodes:
- a CDS encoding uncharacterized protein (EggNog:ENOG410PXVB~TransMembrane:1 (i30-51o)) produces the protein MTGLWANSSIDLMEMSRSTEVAASIARRDVLGIVGLLLGLAMVGMAIPAFIPQKEPVGTLVKVGTGSLREKYSSSGNIPGVSVWSVHGKRLGHAVGTKKRVYNGSPVDILVKHYHELGQPLAEYISITNGGIDAICVAYIGMKWNNDVYGWIGDVGGICGADWYYTDTVLKSKGGTPTAQFNPKCIWIDRDRSSGFRTQGISMHITDFDVSGEGRKMQYAKYPETMCSRPRFHAYEYMKTEDDIYIFDPPLEYGPGLVDKDIRKVLVGGKLTEDGRRPYRARRNDDYYRMPRSRPISRRQQKLRSQFKREVLVVSGSPYHKAEELCQSRTSVGPDFVSLSDNLFCDMEHREVWPLCSNGTATHGCFDVEERTMKGGAIGARDSISGRAIPRKSYRTVTNW, from the coding sequence ATGACCGGACTATGGGCAAACTCCTCAATCGACCTTATGGAAATGTCGCGCTCCACGGAAGTGGCGGCCTCCATTGCCCGTCGCGATGTCCTCGGCATCGTGGGTTTATTGCTTGGTTTGGCTATGGTCGGTATGGCCATACCAGCGTTTATTCCTCAAAAAGAGCCGGTTGGCACACTCGTCAAGGTTGGGACCGGATCCCTTCGGGAGAAATATAGTTCCTCTGGAAATATCCCGGGAGTCTCTGTATGGAGCGTACACGGAAAAAGACTTGGTCACGCAGTCGGAACCAAAAAACGTGTTTACAACGGTAGCCCTGTTGATATATTGGTGAAACATTACCACGAACTCGGTCAACCACTAGCTGAATATATCTCAATAACTAATGGTGGAATCGATGCAATTTGCGTTGCGTATATTGGAATGAAATGGAACAATGACGTTTACGGCTGGATCGGCGACGTTGGAGGTATATGCGGGGCGGACTGGTATTATACCGATACAGTGCTCAAGAGCAAAGGAGGCACGCCCACAGCGCAATTCAACCCGAAATGTATCTGGATCGATCGGGACCGTAGCTCCGGATTTCGAACTCAAGGGATCTCAATGCATATTACGGACTTCGATGTTTCTGGGGAAGGCCGTAAGATGCAATATGCAAAATACCCGGAAACCATGTGCAGCAGGCCACGATTCCATGCGTATGAGTATATGAAAACGGAAGACGACATCTATATATTTGATCCACCCCTCGAGTATGGCCCTGGTCTTGTGGATAAGGACATCAGAAAGGTTCTTGTGGGCGGGAAACTCACTGAGGACGGAAGACGGCCGTACAGGGCTCGCAGAAATGACGACTACTACCGAATGCCCCGCTCTCGGCCTATTTCTCGGCGTCAACAGAAACTCCGCTCCCAGTTCAAGAGAGAAGTATTGGTTGTGAGCGGCTCGCCGTACCATAAGGCGGAGGAGCTGTGCCAGAGCCGAACCTCGGTTGGGCCTGACTTTGTCTCCCTGAGCGATAACCTGTTTTGCGACATGGAACATAGAGAGGTTTGGCCGTTATGTAGCAACGGGACGGCGACACATGGTTGCTTTGATGTTGAGGAAAGGACTATGAAAGGTGGAGCGATTGGAGCGAGAGACTCGATTTCTGGACGAGCTATCCCGCGAAAGTCGTATAGAACCGTGACAAACTGGTAA
- a CDS encoding uncharacterized protein (SECRETED:SignalP(1-20)~EggNog:ENOG410PYS5): MGFNLMKAIFLLIAAPILKASIIPARSSTPDAGLLPVLESVSQPTDIQQRRELRYRKADEFGNAPEHNVGAAYFGGLKHVRAPPAFRPRPPSPGGRGTSGGAGANSPPLSPPRPPSPGMGAGAGSRIEGPAEPVIPQSGKGDWSYFSQSGKNSKEWLDKVIARKQPDAPPRPWQEFYAKDASPVNIKFSKDIQAATKLPESLQFTRHTFKSKSSELGVYENGVNHEKGVMMSIRTNNKNDHLTAKENRMEWSEAAMKSWKQDSPKDSKSLEWVIKDLVDNVDTKAVMAQAHAKAGYPAGKAGAQFRYDESNPKMKEAFIALSGTQEVKGVYGLLGNNRAALGDKKISSIYTFPDSPHLAIKVDKAKAPEKAGEPGPAMRVRFMARHGLA; this comes from the exons ATGGGTTTCAATCTAATGAAAGCAATATTTCTATTGATAGCCGCCCCTATCCTCAAAGCTTCGATTATACCCGCGAGGAGTTCTACTCCTGATGCTGGGCTATTACCTGTTCTAGAATCTGTTAGCCAGCCCACTGATATCCAGCAACGCCGCG AGTTACGGTACCGTAAAGCTGATGAGTTCGGAAATGCTCCCGAACATAACGTCGGTGCGGCGTATTTTGGAGGCCTAAAACATGTGCGCGCTCCACCAGCGTTTCGTCCAAGGCCCCCGTCCCCGGGTGGAAGGGGAACGTCGGGGGGTGCGGGCGCTAATTCACCTCCGCTCAGTCCGCCGAGGCCACCAAGCCCGGGGATGGGAGCGGGAGCAGGATCGCGAATCGAAGGACCGGCTGAGCCTGTTATACCGCAGTCTGGCAAAGGGGACTGGAGTTATTTTTCTCAGTCCGGCAAAAATTCGAAAGAGTGGCTAGATAAAGTGATTGCACGCAAGCAGCCCGATGCGCCACCCCGGCCGTGGCAGGAATTCTACGCGAAAGATGCATCTCCTGTGAATATCAAATTTTCCAAGGATATACAGGCGGCGACCAAACTCCCGGAGAGTCTGCAGTTCACCCGACACACTTTCAAGTCGAAATCTTCAGAATTGGGAGTGTACGAGAATGGCGTCAACCACGAAAAAGGTGTCATGATGTCGATCAGAACAAATAACAAGAATGACCACCTTACTGCAAAGGAAAATAGAATGGAGTGGAGTGAAGCCGCAATGAAGTCATGGAAGCAAGACTCCCCAAAAGATTCCAAGAGCCTAGAGTGGGTTATAAAGGATCTTGTGGACAATGTGGACACGAAGGCGGTTATGGCGCAGGCGCACGCAAAGGCAGGTTATCCGGCGGGCAAGGCGGGAGCGCAATTTCGATATGACGAATCGAATCCCAAGATGAAGGAGGCATTCATAGCCTTAAGCGGAACTCAGGAGGTTAAAGGGGTTTATGGCCTGCTGGGCAACAATCGAGCCGCTCTTGGGGATAAGAAAATATCCTCGATTTACACCTTTCCGGATTCACCACATTTGGCCATCAAGGTGGACAAAGCGAAGGCTCCCGAAAAGGCGGGAGAACCAGGGCCTGCAATGAGAGTTCGTTTTATGGCGAGGCACGGGCTGGCCTAG
- a CDS encoding uncharacterized protein (EggNog:ENOG410PKTW~COG:S~BUSCO:12568at33183), with amino-acid sequence MSIEVRPLTLEDIPGAIECVQRAFEDDPYFRWVFDPAKFSKERNTASLRNRCLWGINNGLFYVARERLPQGNGQNGSEKSPSYRVVGVSMWLKPHVAGQSESWPSRFQDWLLSFRQLVTNVQFGGRGGLLVRRYWIYKDSQFKAEQKFLTDPQGYYHCNIVAVLPGMHGKGIGKKLVEIVTDQADKKGMGCYLESSKAEPNVKIYERMGFKVVGDLDCNDNGAQCKLFCMTRDPKPLMTNGKAE; translated from the exons ATGTCGATCGAAGTCAGACCATTGACCCTGGAGGATATCCCTGGCGCAATTGAGTGCGTTCAGAGGGCCTTTGAGGATGACCCATATTTCCGCTGGGTGTTTGACCCTGCCAAG TTCTCCAAGGAAAGAAATACCGCATCCCTAAGGAACCGTTGCCTCTGGGGCATCAACAATGGCCTGTTCTATGTTGCCCGAGAGAGACTCCCACAAGGCAACGGCCAGAACGGGTCCGAAAAATCGCCATCGTACCGTGTGGTCGGCGTGTCTATGTGGCTCAAGCCACATGTCGCTGGACAGAGTGAGAGCTGGCCTTCACGCTTCCAAGATTGGCTCCTCAGCTTTCGTCAGTTGGTCACCAACGTCCAGTTTGGGGGTCGCGGCGGACTCCTGGTTCGTCGATACTGGATCTACAAAGATTCCCAGTTCAAAGCAGAACAGAAATTCTTGACTGATCCTCAGGGATATTATCACTGCAACATAGTCGCAGTCCTGCCAGGGATGCACGGGAAGGGAATAGGGAAGAAGTTGGTAGAAATCGTTACGGATCAAGCTGATAAAAAAGGCATGGGGTGTTACCTGGAGAGCTCGAAGGCCGAACCCAATGTCAAAATTTATGAACGCATGGGCTTCAAGGTTGTTGGAGATTTGGATTGCAATGATAATGGGGCGCAGTGCAAG TTGTTCTGCATGACCCGCGATCCAAAGCCGCTGATGACAAACGGCAAAGCGGAGTGA
- a CDS encoding uncharacterized protein (EggNog:ENOG410Q5I3~TransMembrane:1 (i262-285o)): MSRAQRKFLIARSNEDDETAQCLLEELSSRRRSHNNLLTRKEASDNHSWAQRAYSSLSFFLGERDLKTFAENRKGHHADFASRKSIPCRSFVRSVADLGVTNPSLKIGKRENKGRMGNGNGKGGNNGGGRPDNGAPPDNPGGGSGNNNFPAPPLFFPPPPPSEGPPIIFPPDQPESVLPTSQMPTSTAKFETVSTTEPISSNFVEQPTPTIGIKTETIVSKITETAHSDRNHPSSPSVAPSSSSISDNGPKSNNFLHDPARVACLAVGVTIATLLLLTLIGWLILRCVRRRCGAASTNSRRSNQRGAPDEVWISEKNQLPNGPGDLNWDPESTFAPPFAGPFRHSRTDSSASSIFRKFLMHAGKQSRRGSGLSNILLREKPLPNPPDTNSELSLTDRDSIMDDLPKMPAKTHATISTRSSEAFRLDLPSPRPRPYCSQEFPGSPLKGRVRGSISKFSWSTPTTKRTSMSSAAPTYRLPSLTSNYAGTVFSEDSEPPHFRTTSSWVLHQQARIMRRKWPESDYPPSPTAVANSISTRQHSECMSPKGKLQEMKRRSTKSFG, translated from the exons ATGAGCCGCGCGCAGAGGAAATTCCTTATTGCTAGGAGCAATGAGGATGACGAGACGGCGCAATGCCTACTGGAGGAATTGAGTTCAAGACGTCGATCTCATAACAACCTTCTCACACGAAAAGAGGCCAGCGACAATCATTCGTGGGCTCAAAGAGCTTACTCATCTTTATCCTTCTTCCTCGGCGAACGGGACTTGAAGACCTTTGCTGAAAACCGCAAAGGGCATCATGCCGATTTTGCGTCCCGAAAATCAATCCCATGTCGCTCATTCGTTCGATCTGTGGCTGACTTGGGTGTGACTAATCCCTCCTTGAAGATTGGTAAGAGGGAAAATAAAGGTCGCATGGGAAACGGGAACGGGAAGGGCGGGAATAATGGAGGCGGAAGGCCGGACAACGGGGCTCCTCCTGATAATCCGGGTGGAGGAAGCGGCAACAACAACTTCCCTGCTCCTCCCCTGTTTTTTCCACCGCCGCCACCATCGGAAGGACCACCTATAATATTTCCTCCCGATCAACCGGAATCCGTGCTCCCTACTTCCCAGATGCCGACTTCCACGGCCAAGTTCGAAACCGTCTCGACGACTGAACCCATAAGTTCCAATTTCGTTGAGCAGCCTACACCAACCATCGGCATCAAAACAGAAACTATCGTTTCCAAGATTACAGAAACAGCCCATTCGGATAGAAACCATCCCAGTTCGCCTAGCGTCGCTCCATCCTCGTCTTCGATCTCCGACAATGGACCAAAGTCCAACAACTTTCTCCATGACCCTGCTCGTGTTGCCTGTCTAGCGGTTGGTGTCACAA TTGCTACGCTCCTTCTCCTAACCCTAATCGGCTGGTTAATATTGAGATGCGTAAGGCGGAGATGCGGGGCCGCAAGCACTAACTCCCGGCGCTCGAATCAAAGAGGTGCCCCAGATGAAGTATGGATCAGCGAAAAGAACCAGCTGCCGAATGGACCTGGGGACCTTAATTGGGACCCTGAATCCACCTTTGCACCACCTTTCGCTGGGCCATTCCGCCATTCACGGACTGATTCGTCAGCCTCGTCAATATTTCGAAAATTTTTAATGCATGCCGGCAAGCAATCCCGAAGAGGCTCAGGTCTATCCAATATTCTTCTGCGAGAAAAGCCCTTGCCAAACCCTCCCGATACCAATTCCGAGTTATCCCTGACAGACCGAGATTCTATCATGGACGACCTTCCAAAAATGCCAGCAAAGACCCATGCCACCATCAGCACGAGATCATCAGAAGCATTCCGCCTAGACCTTCCATCTCCACGCCCGCGACCTTACTGCTCGCAAGAATTCCCGGGCAGTCCTCTCAAGGGTCGGGTTCGCGGGAGCATCTCCAAGTTTTCATGGTCCACCCCAACAACAAAGAGAACCTCGATGTCCTCAGCGGCCCCAACGTATCGATTGCCCTCATTAACAAGCAACTACGCCGGCACAGTATTCTCGGAAGACAGCGAACCACCACATTTCAGAACCACGTCGAGTTGGGTTTTGCATCAGCAAGCTCGAATTATGAGGCGGAAGTGGCCAGAGTCAGACTATCCGCCATCTCCAACAGCGGTCGCCAATTCCATCAGCACTAGGCAACACTCAGAGTGCATGTCCCCAAAAGGAAAATTGCAAGAGATGAAAAGACGCTCTACGAAATCTTTTGGCTAA